From the genome of Solanum lycopersicum chromosome 7, SLM_r2.1:
tgattgcaaaggaagAAATATCGATACTAtcgtacaaagattgtgtattgagtcatagtgcgtcgcttgaggacaaaaaacgaattaaagttgagggtgttgatataccgtggtttcacggtattactaatactttttccttaaggttagtgtgtccaaaagcctttttgtgctaatttttatataagtttctttttattttgcaggaaatatgtCCAAAGCTGATTGCGGAGATTTtaagcgaagaaatgcagaagagaccacttATGGAGcttatgacgatccgtcgtgcttgtgacagtccgtaggtggcagcgtagtgcagctgctgaaggaagatggggaagtctgaccaagtgtggggttacgaagcttgtgacggtccgtcgtgtttatgacggtccgtctgcAGGTTTGTCATGATGTTCGGAGAAGTAattccagtacccatattccaagagttgaagtgttttggaacaaagGCCCTCAACGGATCGttgtgtctatgacggtccttcATACTTGTcgtcaagggtaatgaagaagagcagtaaaagaaatttcataagtATAGGACGACGAAgtgcatgacggtccgtcgtgaccatgacgatccgtcgcaaggtccgtcgacccagccacgttttggcagatttccagcaaagaGAGTCCTTGatttattaggtttttattttttataaatagttcaaaaaacctcatttttgaggttagactttggATAGTTATACTCTTttaggttagactctgttaggttagactcgagatcattgttagactccgtattgttagactcttagattattaaacttttgataattattagactttttgtgagattgttaattattttgagattcttgcaagtgattattggtgattaataaAGCAAACTTtcgaattttactctttctcattgaagtaagtacatgaattctcatttaatatatttgaaaattgtgattatgactatgagtaactaaactctataacttgGGTTGTGGTAACCATAGGCAAATagtgagataaaacctaaccaaataacaattctagaatggtgtcttgcatgtattaataattctttcgcttagaagtatttttaacggatggccaatgctagaactcgccttaatgctacttcctagaccaaggaggtagataataggaaaagaattatcaacataaatttagtatatactatctaatagtctagtaTTGATTGttacaaggtaataacttagtcaaatatagaatacgatgcttaatttgaggtaaagataagggttaggaaagcaacacacgtagccggaccaaggtgcggagtaagattttctagatgccagacgaaggatttataaatacataacttatcactttccatgcaagatactagaaacgaatttttttagttagaattatcaagttatgaacctgtggggaacatgtaaaccctagttactttgattaattgattaaaatcagacattcaaagctgttagttatttttatttatttagaattagaaaccccccttttattgttttttacattccaaggaagtcattgaccaaacaatagtaataacaggttgaagttaagtctagactattttcctcgtccgaacaatcccaacctcactagttgggttatttacttgacataaccgctttacttctaatttgagaagtaagtttgagcgtatcattaAGATAATACAGAAATGAAAGGATGTCCTCCAAAATGCAATGAGGATCACCACAAACTCTGAAGCTCAATTTGGTTCAACAAAGCACTGCGTGCTGATAATGGGTACTTGCATCTGCATTATGAAAATGATGCAGGCTAAGTAGAATCAGTACagtgaatgtacgagtatgccaGTTGGTGAGCTAAgcaacaacttaagcttgaaggGATTAGATGAACTTACCTTAGTTCTGCTCAACTCGAGAATATACTTAACTCaaatgatatacatataaagcaatttaaatcACATGCAAGATATATATAAAGCTCATAAAATTGTGAAAACAACTCACGTTCGTTAAAGGACATGAAataaaaactcaactttacttatataagaaAGTAATTTAGTCtctatgggagtttctctaaccgataaCCATCACCATGAGCCTAActgatgatacaacgtcttaccTCACGTTGCAAGAGGACAATCCTACACCTTGACATTGGTATAGGAACTTACTCAACTTAGTGGATCAACTAGATCTCCTTACGTAATCATCAAAAAAGTATGACACGTCAATTCCCATGTTGGCTActtggtttacatggagacttgagttaatatgtaCTCTCATCTCCACATCAGTGCTCAATTTTACTCCAAAAATGTCTTTAgttcatacttttaataaaactttcttcctttgggttgagataatttactgaacccATTAGCTCTAAAAAAGCTCCCTTTGGAATCAATATTTCCCTTTTAGTTCAAAAGTCTTTTAGAACTTCTAGGTCCCCTCTTTACTCAAATGTGAAACATTTGCAAACctctagggaatacttagttcccttatatgtttttgagaactgaactcaactcttgctctttacttagtttgaaactttaactcttagggaatacttagttccctatacattttgagaaatgaactcaactctttacttgacttgaactttaactctttaaaacaaagtaaaaatatttgtgaAGGAATTAAGAAAACTCGACAACTTTACTTGACTTGcatcttaacttctagacttaacttcttacttttaaacttgactcttaacttcccTTGAATTGGAGTATGGATTCACGATTTCAATTTTGGGTTCTTGGATGATTTCTAGGTAATAAGAATCATTTGAAGTGATTAGAAATCATTGGAGGATGTTAATGTACCTTGGAAGGACTTAAAAGAGGTTAACTACGAAAAACTAGACAAAAACGCCGGGTTGGCGCACTGCTGGCGAGCCACGCCAACCTCAGTTGACTGAGGCCTAGTTCTAGCGCACTGCTGGCTTGTTACGCCCGACCTAGTTTATTGTGGCCAATTTCTGGCGTATTGTAGGTGCGCCCTCCTGCCCCTACCTAGGTGTGTTTGATGAATTTTTCAACTCGATTTTCCCTTCCCATCTCTCCAAAACTTCCTAGTTCTTTCACTAAACCTCGGAACCCTTAGTACCATCAAAATCTATTgaattttctctcaaataactCCAAGGAAACAAGAATCACCCCAACATCGGCAACCAACATTTCAATCAATATGAAAACGAAACATTCTTTTAAGATTCCAACCTCTACCATGATAAAATCCATAAATTAGATGAATTGAACaaaattggtgtgtgggtgaagtAATCCAACACGAAATAGCCCATACCTtgttagggatcacccccgacgaaatcCACTAAGATAAAACTTGGCGTTCTTGCGTCTTCGTCTTCCTTCTgctcttttctcctttctttcaaAACCCTAGTCTATTTTTCTAAGTACGTAAAACTGAATGGGATCAGTTTAGACCCCcaatatataatgaaattaataattgacTTTAGggaaagaccaaaataccctcACCAAATCTGGATTTGGAACTTCCCCTTCTCATCAGCCCATCTTCCGAAGGTTCTATTTCACTTACACGACCTCAAAAATTTGCAAACTTGGTGTCGTTTGAAAGATATTCCAACAAGATTTTcatccatataaagaactcaccTAAAATTTTCCTGAGCTGaaagttatggccgtttgaaaataaccaaaacttattttttaaatctggattttttttgagattttccAACTTTTTTCTCCAAGTTTATTTCTtcgtatttttattttcttaattttagttTGTCTAGAATACGATATGTTATatatcccccttgggaacattcatcctagAATGAGAATTCTTCCTCTAAGCTAAggatagaaattttatttcagCACATAACAACACAAGCAAGTAATACAAGCTTATACATAACCTCATAAAGTGTTAACAAGAGAGTTTAGCACCTTGTTGCATCCTCTACAGATTCAAGGAaatgtggatatctcttcttcatatattCCTCTGCTTTGCAAGTGGCTTCTTTTACAAactggttcctccaaaggaccttgaaTGAAGCAAATTCTTTTgtcctcaacttgcaaacttgcCAATCCAAAATCTGGATCGGAACATCTTCATAGGATAGGTTATCCTTAATTCCTATATTCTCTGTTGGTACTATCAGTGAAGGATCACCCaaacacttcttcaacattgaaatatgaaataccaGATGAACCACTTCTAACTCTtggggtagctccaactcataagccacaTTGCCCACTCTTTTGGAGATTCTAtatggtccaatataccgggACTAAGTTTTACCTTCTTACAAAACCTCATAAATCCTTTCATTGGTGACATATTAAAATACACCCAATCATCTACCTGAAACTCTAATGATCTTCTTCTAACATCTTTGTAGGACTTTTGGCGACTTTGTGCTGTCTTCAACCTTTCCTGAATCACTTTTaccttctccatagcttggtgaactaaATATGGTCCTATCAACTCTGCTTTGACAACTTTGGACCACCAAATAGTAGATCtccatcttctcccataaagagcttcatatcgAGCCATTTGGATGatcgaatgataactattgttgtaagcgaactcaatgagaggtaggtgatcatcccaattttcCTTACAGTCGATCACACAAGATCTCAACATATATTCTAAGATCTGGATAGTGCGCTCTGCTTGTCTATCTATCAGAGGATGAAAAACAGTACTCAAATTCACCTTGAAACCCAAACCTTTCTAatacaatttcaaaattatgcagtaaattgtgcacccctGTCTGAAATAATGGAGATCAAAACTCCACGAAGTATTACCACTTCCTAAaggtacaacttagcataatcctcCATCAAAAAAGTAGTCTTGACCTACAAGAAATGGGTTGACTTTGTCATTCtgtcgacaatcacccaaatggaattCGCGATCTTGGCAAGACCGTGATGAATTCCATATTAATAATCCCCCACTTCCATTATGGAAGTTCTATATTCTAAGGTAAACCTCCAGGTCTTTGGTGTTACACCTTCACCAGCTGAAAATTTGAACACTTGGACACAAACTCATCAATATCTTTCTTCatgccttcccaccaatatacacGGTAGATTTTGGTGGAAcccagatgaatggaatatcaaGAGCTATCAGACTCCTCCAAGATCCACTCTTGATGTTCATCCACCTTAGGTACACATAATCTGCCTTGGTATTCCAGCACACCATCTCCTCCTTGTTCAAAAGCCAATACTCTTTGGCTATGGACACTtgcttttaaataaaatagaatagggTCTTGGTCTTGCTTATGTTTCACCTCTGACACCAAGGATGATTCAACCCCATTCGTCGCTAATATACCTCCTTTAGTGGAATCCATATGCTTGACTCCCAGACGTGCAAGCCTGTGCACATCTTTTGCtaactcatttttttcttctttgacatGGGAAGTACTTCCTATGAATAAACTGCTTAAGTGATCAGCAACTAAAGTAGCCTTAAATGTGTGGTAAataatactcatgtcataatccttgagtaattccaaCCACCCTCTTTGTCTAAGGTTAAGCTCTTTCTGAGTGAacatatattggagactcttgtgatcagtgaatatatCCACATGAACACTATATAAGTAATGATGCCATATCTTTAACGCAAACACTAATGCGGCCAATTCCATGtaatgagttggataattcttcttatGAACTTTAAACTGCctggaagcataagctataTCCTTACCATTTTGCATTAATATACAACCCAATCCAACTCTTGATGCGTCAcaataaaccacaaaccctTGAGTACAttctggtaaggtcaaaatcGGAGCGGTAGTCAATCTTCTTTTCAACTCctgaaagattttctcacaagattcaaaccattgaaacttgactgtCTTTTGAGTTAACTTGGTCAAAGGAGAAGAGATAGATGACAATCCttcaacaaatctcctataatacccagccaaacccaagaaactctttATATCTGTTGGAGATGTAGGTCTAGGATAATTCTGAACTGCTTCTGTCTTATGAGTGTCAACTTTAATACCTTCACCAGAAACAATGTGGCTTAAGAACGCCACAGACTTAAGCAAAAACTCGCATTTGgggaacttggcatacaacttcttaTCTCTCGAAGTCTGAAGAACAACCCTTAGGTGACTAGTCCTCTTTATTCCATGAAtaaattagtatgtcatcaccgaaaatgatgaaaaacagatccaaataaggtttgaaaactctgttcataagatccatgattGCTGCAGGTGAGTTAGTCAAACCAAAGAACATATCCAGAAATTGATAATTACCATACCTTATTCTAAATCTtatctttggaatatcacatttcTTAACTCTCAACTTATGATAGCCTGATCTGATGTCAATCTTGGAAAATCAAGAAGGACCTTGAAGCTAATCAAAgagatcatctatccttggaagaggatatttgttcttgATGGTCACCTTATTCAGTTGGTaatagtctatacacatccttaGGGACCTATCCTTTTTCCTAACGAACAAGACCAGAgtgccccaaggtgagacactcggttgaataaaacctttatctaacAGATCGTTCAACTACTCCTTTATCTCTTTTAACTCTGCTGGTGCCATTCTGCATAATGGAACagagataggacgagtatctGGGATGACGTCTATGCCGAAGTCTATCTCTCTTTCGGGAGGGACTCTGGATAGATTATCTGAAAAAAGTTTTGGATACTCACTGACTATAGGAACTAACTAAAGAGAAGGTACCTGAACACTTTAGTCATTAACTTGGACTAAGTAATAGATACATCCTTTAGAATCTAAATTCCTCGCCCTAAAGTACAAAATGAAGAGACCCTTTGGCACTGCTGAACTACTAGCCTACTCTACAACTGACTCATTTGGAATCTAGAGTTTGACAACTCGAGTTCTGAAATCTATTGATGCACAACATGCATGGAGCCAATATATACCTAGAATAACA
Proteins encoded in this window:
- the LOC138337329 gene encoding uncharacterized protein encodes the protein MARYEALYGRRWRSTIWWSKVVKAELIGPYLVHQAMEKVKVIQERLKTAQSRQKSYKDVRRRSLEFQKCLGDPSLIVPTENIGIKDNLSYEDVPIQILDWQVCKLRTKEFASFKVLWRNQFVKEATCKAEEYMKKRYPHFLESVEDATRCKYPLSARSALLNQIELQSLW